From a region of the Phaseolus vulgaris cultivar G19833 chromosome 6, P. vulgaris v2.0, whole genome shotgun sequence genome:
- the LOC137832146 gene encoding putative protein FAR1-RELATED SEQUENCE 10 isoform X1 produces MTSIPSKNLCVRRQQCPCGDWKCYITYEGDSEEGSAAPELVKEEKASSGAMITPYVGMVFKSDDDAFEYYGNFARKNGFSIRKERSRISPQLGIYKRDFVCYRSGFAPVKKKPNGEHHRDRKSVRCGCDAKMYLSKEVVEGVSQWFVVQFSNVHNHEILEDDQVRLLPAYRKIHEADQERILLLSKAGFPIHRIVKMLEQEKGIQGGHLPFLERDVRNFVQNRKKVVLENEALLSEKRENDVLELLEACKVMKEADNEFVYDFTVDGNDKVENVAWSYGDSVNANAMFGDVVYFDTSYRSVTYGLLFGVWFGIDSYGRTIFYGCVLLQDETPQSFSWALQTFVRFMRGRCPQTILTDLDPGLKDAILSEFPGTKHVVPQWNILHKVPCWFSPTLGSRYAEFKSEFDALFHIENTEEFELQWSQMISVFGLGSDKHADLLYTVRESWAQAYVRGYFLARMATMAYSKSIDAFLKRIFSAHTCLRSFFEQVGISASFQHQALKETQFIQLKTCIPIEEHARSVLTPFAFNALQQELLLSMQYAASEMANGSYIVRHFKRMNGERLVIWLVEDDQIHCSCKEFESSGILCRHALRVFVIKNYFQLPDKYFLGRWRRECSLLVNDDDNNQGIGEEWFQEYQSLAETLFQESSITKERSEYVRKELTKELTRILNEVRNLPEADGVCMNMLVSSTN; encoded by the exons ATGACATCCATACCTTCTAAAAACCTATGTGTTCGGAGGCAACAATGCCCTTGTGGAGATTGGAAGTGTTATATTACGTATGAGGGTGATTCTGAAGAGGGTTCTGCGGCACCTGAATTGGTGAAGGAAGAGAAAGCATCTTCTGGGGCTATGATTACTCCCTATGTTGGAATGGTTTTTAAGAGTGATGATGATGCTTTTGAGTATTATGGCAATTTTGCTAGGAAGAATGGGTTCTCTATTAGGAAGGAAAGGTCTAGAATTAGCCCCCAGTTGGGGATTTACAAGCGTGACTTCGTTTGTTACCGGTCCGGCTTTGCCCCGGTGAAGAAGAAGCCTAATGGAGAACACCATAGAGATAGGAAATCAGTGAGGTGTGGATGTGATGCGAAGATGTATCTATCCAAGGAAGTTGTAGAAGGGGTTTCCCAGTGGTTCGTTGTGCAGTTTAGTAATGTGCACAATCATGAAATTTTGGAAGATGATCAAGTGCGTCTTTTGCCCGCGTATCGTAAAATTCACGAGGCTGATCAAGAGCGTATACTCTTGCTCTCCAAGGCAGGGTTTCCAATTCATCGGATAGTGAAAATGCTTGAGCAGGAAAAGGGAATTCAAGGGGGCCATCTGCCTTTCTTGGAAAGGGATGTGAGGAACTTTGTTCAAAACCGCAAGAAGGTTGTTCTAGAGAATGAGGCATTGCTCAGTGAGAAAagggaaaatgatgtattggaacttctTGAGGCGTGCAAAGTGATGAAAGAAGCAGATAATGAGTTTGTGTATGATTTCACTGTGGATGGGAATGATAAGGTTGAAAATGTAGCTTGGTCATATGGCGACTCAGTTAATGCAAATGCTATGTTTGGTGATGTGGTTTATTTTGATACTTCTTATAGATCGGTCACTTATGGATTGCTTTTTGGAGTATGGTTTGGTATTGATAGCTACGGCAGAACTATTTTTTATGGTTGTGTTTTATTGCAGGATGAAACACCTCAATCCTTCTCATGGGCATTACAG ACTTTTGTCAGGTTCATGAGAGGAAGATGTCCACAAACTATTCTAACTGATCTAGACCCGGGACTTAAAGATGCGATTCTAAGTGAATTTCCAGGAACTAAACATGTCGTTCCTCAATGGAATATTCTACACAAGGTACCCTGTTGGTTTTCTCCTACTCTGGGTTCTCGGTATGCAGAATTTAAATCTGAGTTCGATGCCTTATTTCACATTGAGAATACAGAGGAATTTGAACTTCAGTGGAGCCAGATGATTTCTGTGTTTGGACTTGGTTCAGATAAACATGCTGATTTACTATATACTGTCCGAGAATCCTGGGCCCAAGCCTATGTAAGAGGTTACTTTCTGGCTCGAATGGCGACAATGGCTTACTCAAAGTCTATAGATGcatttttgaaaaggattttcTCTGCTCATACGTGTTTGCGTAGCTTCTTTGAGCAG GTTGGCATTTCTGCAAGTTTTCAACATCAAGCACTTAAGGAGACTCAATTTATTCAGCTCAAAACTTGCATACCGATTGAAGAGCATGCACGGAGTGTTCTCACTCCTTTTGCTTTTAATGCCTTGCAGCAAGAGCTGTTGCTGTCCATGCAATATGCTGCATCCGAAATGGCCAATGGATCGTATATTGTGCGGCATTTCAAAAGGATGAACGGAGAACGGCTTGTAATATGGTTGGTTGAAGATGATCAGATACACTGCTCTTGCAAGGAGTTTGAATCTTCAGGAATACTATGCAGGCATGCTCTTCGtgtatttgtaataaaaaactACTTTCAGTTACCTGATAAATACTTTTTAGGTAGATGGAGACGGGAATGCTCATTACTTgttaatgatgatgataataatcAAGGCATTGGAGAGGAATGGTTTCAAGAATATCAGTCCCTAGCTGAAACTTTATTTCAAGAATCATCAATTACAAAGGAGCGATCTGAGTATGTGCGTAAAGAACTGACAAAAGAACTTACTAGGATTCTTAACGAGGTTAGAAATCTCCCTGAGGCTGATGGAGTCTGCATGAACATGTTAGTCTCATCAACCAACTAG
- the LOC137832146 gene encoding putative protein FAR1-RELATED SEQUENCE 10 isoform X2 — translation MTSIPSKNLCVRRQQCPCGDWKCYITYEGDSEEGSAAPELVKEEKASSGAMITPYVGMVFKSDDDAFEYYGNFARKNGFSIRKERSRISPQLGIYKRDFVCYRSGFAPVKKKPNGEHHRDRKSVRCGCDAKMYLSKEVVEGVSQWFVVQFSNVHNHEILEDDQVRLLPAYRKIHEADQERILLLSKAGFPIHRIVKMLEQEKGIQGGHLPFLERDVRNFVQNRKKVVLENEALLSEKRENDVLELLEACKVMKEADNEFVYDFTVDGNDKVENVAWSYGDSVNANAMFGDVVYFDTSYRSVTYGLLFGVWFGIDSYGRTIFYGCVLLQDETPQSFSWALQTFVRFMRGRCPQTILTDLDPGLKDAILSEFPGTKHVVPQWNILHKVPCWFSPTLGSRYAEFKSEFDALFHIENTEEFELQWSQMISVFGLGSDKHADLLYTVRESWAQAYVRGYFLARMATMAYSKSIDAFLKRIFSAHTCLRSFFEQVGISASFQHQALKETQFIQLKTCIPIEEHARSVLTPFAFNALQQELLLSMQYAASEMANGSYIVRHFKRMNGERLVIWLVEDDQIHCSCKEFESSGILCR, via the exons ATGACATCCATACCTTCTAAAAACCTATGTGTTCGGAGGCAACAATGCCCTTGTGGAGATTGGAAGTGTTATATTACGTATGAGGGTGATTCTGAAGAGGGTTCTGCGGCACCTGAATTGGTGAAGGAAGAGAAAGCATCTTCTGGGGCTATGATTACTCCCTATGTTGGAATGGTTTTTAAGAGTGATGATGATGCTTTTGAGTATTATGGCAATTTTGCTAGGAAGAATGGGTTCTCTATTAGGAAGGAAAGGTCTAGAATTAGCCCCCAGTTGGGGATTTACAAGCGTGACTTCGTTTGTTACCGGTCCGGCTTTGCCCCGGTGAAGAAGAAGCCTAATGGAGAACACCATAGAGATAGGAAATCAGTGAGGTGTGGATGTGATGCGAAGATGTATCTATCCAAGGAAGTTGTAGAAGGGGTTTCCCAGTGGTTCGTTGTGCAGTTTAGTAATGTGCACAATCATGAAATTTTGGAAGATGATCAAGTGCGTCTTTTGCCCGCGTATCGTAAAATTCACGAGGCTGATCAAGAGCGTATACTCTTGCTCTCCAAGGCAGGGTTTCCAATTCATCGGATAGTGAAAATGCTTGAGCAGGAAAAGGGAATTCAAGGGGGCCATCTGCCTTTCTTGGAAAGGGATGTGAGGAACTTTGTTCAAAACCGCAAGAAGGTTGTTCTAGAGAATGAGGCATTGCTCAGTGAGAAAagggaaaatgatgtattggaacttctTGAGGCGTGCAAAGTGATGAAAGAAGCAGATAATGAGTTTGTGTATGATTTCACTGTGGATGGGAATGATAAGGTTGAAAATGTAGCTTGGTCATATGGCGACTCAGTTAATGCAAATGCTATGTTTGGTGATGTGGTTTATTTTGATACTTCTTATAGATCGGTCACTTATGGATTGCTTTTTGGAGTATGGTTTGGTATTGATAGCTACGGCAGAACTATTTTTTATGGTTGTGTTTTATTGCAGGATGAAACACCTCAATCCTTCTCATGGGCATTACAG ACTTTTGTCAGGTTCATGAGAGGAAGATGTCCACAAACTATTCTAACTGATCTAGACCCGGGACTTAAAGATGCGATTCTAAGTGAATTTCCAGGAACTAAACATGTCGTTCCTCAATGGAATATTCTACACAAGGTACCCTGTTGGTTTTCTCCTACTCTGGGTTCTCGGTATGCAGAATTTAAATCTGAGTTCGATGCCTTATTTCACATTGAGAATACAGAGGAATTTGAACTTCAGTGGAGCCAGATGATTTCTGTGTTTGGACTTGGTTCAGATAAACATGCTGATTTACTATATACTGTCCGAGAATCCTGGGCCCAAGCCTATGTAAGAGGTTACTTTCTGGCTCGAATGGCGACAATGGCTTACTCAAAGTCTATAGATGcatttttgaaaaggattttcTCTGCTCATACGTGTTTGCGTAGCTTCTTTGAGCAG GTTGGCATTTCTGCAAGTTTTCAACATCAAGCACTTAAGGAGACTCAATTTATTCAGCTCAAAACTTGCATACCGATTGAAGAGCATGCACGGAGTGTTCTCACTCCTTTTGCTTTTAATGCCTTGCAGCAAGAGCTGTTGCTGTCCATGCAATATGCTGCATCCGAAATGGCCAATGGATCGTATATTGTGCGGCATTTCAAAAGGATGAACGGAGAACGGCTTGTAATATGGTTGGTTGAAGATGATCAGATACACTGCTCTTGCAAGGAGTTTGAATCTTCAGGAATACTATGCAG GTAG